A single window of Nicotiana sylvestris chromosome 5, ASM39365v2, whole genome shotgun sequence DNA harbors:
- the LOC104246969 gene encoding protein PYRICULARIA ORYZAE RESISTANCE 21-like, translated as MGGDNTEKTTIMVLKVDLQCTSCYKKVKKVLCKFPQIRDQVYDEKANTITITVLCCNPEKIRDKLCCKGGGVIKSIEIKEPSKPKAPEKPKEPAKPKEPEKPKVPEKPKVPEKPKEPEKPKQPEKPKEPEKPKEPEKPKEPEKPKEPTKPKEPEKPKEPEKPKEPEKPKQPEKPKEPEKPKEAPKPAPVAPPPQPPPPYAPEPVIVMPVQGYPQQPPSGYGGCGQCYECYHGGPCYHWYGRPVQPAPPPGPCYHTNSYGYGPGPVPYGLPKGCYVSKCNEYFSEENAAGCSIM; from the exons ATGGGTGGTGACAACACTGAGAAG ACCACTATAATGGTGCTAAAGGTTGATCTTCAATGCACAAGCTGCTACAAGAAGGTCAAGAAAGTTCTCTGCAAATTCCCTC aaattCGAGATCAGGTGTATGATGAGAAGGCCAATACTATCACCATTACTGTATTGTGTTGCAATCCTGAAAAAATTCGTGACAAATTGTGTTGCAAAGGAGGGGGAGTGATCAAGAGTATCGAGATCAAAGAGCCTTCAAAGCCTAAGGCTCCTGAAAAGCCCAAGGAGCCCGCAAAACCTAAAGAACCGGAGAAACCTAAAGTGCCCGAGAAGCCCAAAGTGCCTGAGAAGCCTAAAGAACCAGAAAAGCCCAAGCAGCCGGAGAAACCCAAAGAGCCCGAGAAGCCTAAGGAGCCTGAGAAGCCAAAAGAACCGGAAAAACCAAAGGAACCTACGAAACCCAAGGAACCCGAGAAGCCCAAAGAGCCTGAAAAGCCCAAGGAACCCGAGAAGCCCAAACAACCTGAAAAGCCCAAAGAACCTGAGAAGCCCAAGGAAGCTCCTAAACCCGCACCGGTAGCTCCACCACCACAACCACCACCACCGTATGCTCCAGAGCCAGTGATAGTGATGCCAGTACAAGGATACCCGCAACAACCGCCTTCAGGATATGGTGGTTGTGGGCAATGTTACGAATGCTATCATGGAGGCCCATGTTATCATTGGTACGGAAGACCAGTACAACCCGCCCCTCCACCGGGCCCATGCTACCATACGAATTCGTATGGTTACGGGCCCGGGCCTGTTCCGTATGGACTCCCAAAAGGCTGTTATGTAAGCAAATGCAATGAATACTTCAGTGAAGAGAATGCAGCTGGATGCTCAATTATGTAA